The following are encoded together in the Spiroplasma apis B31 genome:
- the rnpM gene encoding RNase P modulator RnpM, which yields MQNKHISLRKDVASNKMYPKLELIRIVKNKEGKIFIDNTRKANGRGIYIRPTIASVEKIKKTKILEKGLKTKVEDEIYNLLIEEIENNWD from the coding sequence ATGCAAAATAAACATATTAGTTTGAGAAAAGACGTTGCATCTAATAAAATGTATCCGAAATTAGAATTAATTAGAATTGTTAAAAATAAAGAAGGTAAAATTTTTATAGATAATACAAGAAAAGCAAATGGTAGAGGAATCTATATTAGACCAACAATAGCTTCAGTAGAGAAAATTAAAAAAACAAAAATTCTTGAAAAAGGTTTGAAAACTAAAGTTGAAGATGAAATATATAATCTATTAATTGAAGAAATTGAAAACAATTGAGATTAA
- a CDS encoding RsmE family RNA methyltransferase: MHSFFLEEKFEDKFVIKGDDLHHLRNVVKLKTGEEIYCIFEEKKYLCEIFNVTQDECTAIIKKQLSAQKSLMTTNLIVGVIREQKWDLILQKATELGIDNIYPVIFSRNVVNIDPKKEEAKLSRWQNICVEAAKQSKRLTIPKIHSIIRDINKINNINSDLKLVAWEQENEKSFKQFLKTNWETINIIIGPEGGISENEISKLQQMNYKTVSLGDNILRAETAAIYALSAIVYEKND, translated from the coding sequence ATGCATAGTTTTTTTTTGGAAGAAAAATTTGAGGATAAGTTTGTTATCAAAGGTGACGATCTACATCATCTTAGAAATGTCGTAAAATTAAAGACAGGGGAAGAAATTTATTGTATTTTTGAGGAAAAAAAATATTTATGCGAAATATTTAATGTAACTCAAGATGAATGTACAGCAATTATAAAAAAACAACTTTCTGCTCAAAAATCATTAATGACCACTAACTTAATTGTTGGAGTAATTAGAGAACAAAAATGAGATTTAATTTTACAAAAAGCAACTGAGTTAGGGATAGATAATATTTATCCTGTTATTTTTTCAAGAAATGTTGTTAACATAGATCCAAAAAAAGAAGAAGCTAAATTATCTCGCTGACAAAATATATGTGTTGAAGCTGCAAAACAATCTAAAAGATTAACTATCCCTAAAATACATTCGATAATAAGAGATATCAATAAGATCAATAATATCAACTCTGATCTAAAACTAGTTGCTTGAGAGCAAGAGAATGAAAAGAGTTTCAAACAATTTCTAAAAACTAATTGAGAAACTATCAACATAATTATTGGACCAGAGGGCGGAATTAGTGAAAATGAAATATCAAAACTACAACAAATGAATTATAAGACAGTATCGCTCGGTGATAATATTCTAAGAGCGGAAACTGCGGCTATTTATGCGCTTAGTGCGATTGTTTATGAAAAGAATGATTAA
- a CDS encoding FGGY family carbohydrate kinase, which produces MNEVYVNFSALALNVEVYNEKRKLIFKKRRPNYEFLYDYNNRIIVENIMPEIYDIFDEVLKNNPRDTKVFLSSFGHSLILLDQDKRPIDKGYCPIDNVSSNVEQNLKKKLKKINGLINGGYLPIFKIKNANYENLSEWTTLKGWILINLIQENIIEITDASSSGFLDYKQRCFSETIMKLVDKKNLIYPSISKKDINYKFEYKGYNFLIGTGISEVYAKHLAITKKQNNISSAIDDFICSKVIVNKAIQVDDKLDFCYPITNGKYIYGYFSKNGINNIKFVLSQLDIDYENLNELDFSDSTIEDGQVSFFKEDDYLLYQQKVLTYNFTKNTIFTIISQIVDKVNDFRTNIELKLNKKCQLFISGKGLKIKDINNQLKNLSNNNFTFKEVEEANPINGMKEYFKKN; this is translated from the coding sequence ATGAACGAAGTTTATGTTAATTTCAGTGCTCTTGCATTAAATGTTGAAGTTTATAACGAAAAACGCAAGTTGATTTTCAAAAAAAGGAGACCTAACTATGAGTTTTTATACGATTATAACAATCGTATAATCGTAGAGAATATTATGCCTGAAATCTATGATATATTTGACGAAGTGTTGAAAAACAATCCAAGAGATACGAAAGTCTTTTTATCATCATTTGGTCACAGTTTGATCCTTTTGGACCAAGATAAGAGACCAATTGATAAAGGATATTGTCCAATTGATAATGTTTCATCCAATGTCGAACAAAATCTAAAGAAAAAACTTAAAAAAATAAATGGATTGATAAACGGTGGATATTTACCTATATTTAAAATTAAAAATGCAAATTATGAGAACCTTAGCGAATGAACAACGCTGAAGGGATGAATTTTAATCAATTTAATTCAAGAAAATATTATAGAAATAACAGATGCTTCCTCAAGTGGATTCTTAGATTACAAACAAAGGTGTTTCTCAGAAACAATTATGAAATTGGTTGATAAGAAAAATCTGATTTACCCAAGTATTTCCAAAAAGGATATAAATTACAAATTTGAATATAAGGGTTATAACTTTTTAATAGGCACTGGAATTTCTGAAGTATATGCTAAACATCTTGCAATTACCAAAAAACAAAATAATATATCCTCGGCTATTGATGACTTTATTTGTTCGAAAGTAATCGTGAATAAAGCTATTCAAGTAGATGACAAATTAGATTTCTGTTATCCAATTACAAATGGTAAATATATTTACGGGTATTTTTCAAAAAACGGAATCAATAACATAAAATTTGTTCTTTCTCAATTGGATATAGATTATGAGAACTTAAATGAATTAGATTTCTCAGACTCAACAATAGAAGATGGACAAGTATCATTTTTTAAAGAAGATGATTACTTGTTGTATCAACAAAAAGTTTTAACTTACAATTTTACAAAAAATACAATCTTCACAATAATCTCTCAAATTGTAGACAAAGTTAATGACTTTCGAACAAATATTGAACTGAAACTTAACAAAAAATGCCAATTATTTATAAGTGGTAAAGGGTTGAAAATCAAAGATATCAACAATCAATTAAAGAACTTATCAAACAATAATTTCACTTTTAAAGAAGTGGAAGAAGCAAACCCAATTAATGGTATGAAAGAGTACTTTAAGAAAAACTAA
- the rbfA gene encoding 30S ribosome-binding factor RbfA — MAKDIKLERTQSTILRELNLILQREFPDSEYVKTLSIHEVRLSSDMSHAKIFYSFLDINADKEEVQEEINDYLKEIRMILASKVEMKSVPELVFEYDKSLENANKIEEILKDIK, encoded by the coding sequence ATGGCAAAAGATATTAAACTAGAAAGAACACAATCTACAATCCTAAGAGAATTAAATTTGATCTTACAAAGAGAGTTTCCAGATAGTGAATATGTAAAAACTCTATCAATTCACGAAGTTAGATTATCTAGTGATATGAGTCACGCAAAGATTTTTTACTCATTTTTAGATATAAATGCAGATAAAGAAGAAGTTCAAGAAGAAATCAATGATTATCTTAAAGAAATCAGAATGATTCTTGCAAGTAAAGTTGAAATGAAATCAGTTCCTGAACTAGTTTTTGAATACGATAAATCTTTGGAAAATGCTAACAAAATTGAAGAAATTTTGAAGGACATAAAATAA
- a CDS encoding MurR/RpiR family transcriptional regulator codes for MISMYERVENLIKDNRNTTFKIIAKQLLLDFQQGIFKSQNELAETCFVSLATITQFSKATLCEGYKELTIRLKIEYENTLGGNRHDAPKKIDYENLDLTNFEAIKTWVYESSDFILKFSKIINKRRKLWIAPSFQSMQSAVYLQTILRNQGIEVHIMDSSINVEIVRHIDFKNEVVLILFTGRDTDTLSRMLDFLKILTAHVFIITTQNHITEIPDDSRWEKLMVNYPISTNDYRYRSIAMMILFFLISEKVFLNAKIK; via the coding sequence ATGATTTCAATGTATGAACGTGTAGAAAACCTAATCAAAGATAACAGAAATACCACTTTTAAAATTATAGCTAAACAGTTGTTACTTGATTTCCAGCAAGGGATATTTAAATCACAAAATGAACTTGCTGAAACTTGTTTTGTTTCATTGGCAACAATTACTCAATTTTCTAAAGCAACCTTGTGTGAAGGTTACAAAGAATTAACAATCCGTTTGAAAATAGAATACGAAAACACTCTTGGTGGTAATCGTCATGATGCACCAAAAAAAATAGATTATGAGAATCTTGATTTGACCAACTTTGAGGCTATTAAGACCTGAGTTTATGAGTCTTCTGATTTCATTTTAAAGTTCTCAAAAATTATTAATAAAAGAAGAAAATTGTGAATTGCACCTTCGTTTCAATCAATGCAATCAGCAGTTTATCTTCAAACAATTTTAAGAAATCAAGGCATTGAAGTTCATATAATGGATAGTTCTATCAATGTTGAAATTGTAAGACATATTGATTTTAAAAATGAAGTTGTTTTAATTCTTTTCACAGGGAGAGATACTGATACACTTTCTAGAATGCTTGACTTCTTAAAAATATTGACTGCTCATGTATTTATTATTACAACACAAAACCACATAACAGAAATTCCAGACGATAGTAGATGAGAAAAACTTATGGTTAATTATCCTATAAGCACAAATGATTATCGATACCGTTCAATTGCAATGATGATATTGTTTTTCTTAATCTCAGAAAAAGTTTTTTTAAATGCTAAAATAAAATAA
- the rpsO gene encoding 30S ribosomal protein S15 — translation MVSKKQKEDILNEFGSNPKDTGKAEVQIALLTTDISNLTEHLSVHKKDITSRRSLLKKVAKRRHLLNFLLKKDVERYKSIIERLKIRK, via the coding sequence ATGGTTTCAAAAAAACAAAAAGAAGATATTCTAAACGAATTTGGTAGCAATCCAAAAGATACTGGAAAAGCAGAAGTTCAAATTGCTTTGCTTACAACAGATATATCAAACCTTACTGAACATTTGTCTGTTCATAAAAAAGATATAACTTCAAGAAGAAGTTTATTAAAAAAAGTGGCTAAAAGAAGACACTTACTAAACTTCTTATTAAAAAAAGATGTTGAAAGATACAAATCAATAATCGAAAGATTAAAAATAAGAAAATAA
- the truB gene encoding tRNA pseudouridine(55) synthase TruB translates to MSQKSGIYLINKPSGITSNDLIQKLKRKFQIKKIGHAGTLDPLATGIMVILVNQATKISNYLLSKDKIYNVTMKLFIQTDSDDITGAVLKEETPRKFSKKEITDVVNKYDGYMYEQYPPIYSAVKVEGKKLYEYARNNQSVEIKPRTVTINSCKLLDYNSKLGTIKLSVSCSKGTYIRSLVKDIAKDLSTISTVKELERVASGEFFLTEAKTIEEVTENDIISIYDGLIQNKQALIEYHKIEDIKQGKAITLVNINLPIVFIIDDKKNVIAIYRWVAHELYACQRGLWEVDDKAILTDAERSNFNGIN, encoded by the coding sequence ATGTCTCAAAAATCAGGTATTTATTTAATAAATAAACCAAGCGGTATAACTTCAAATGATCTAATACAAAAACTAAAAAGAAAATTCCAAATAAAGAAAATTGGTCATGCAGGTACATTAGATCCATTGGCGACAGGGATAATGGTAATACTTGTTAACCAAGCTACTAAAATTTCAAATTACTTATTGAGTAAAGATAAGATTTACAATGTTACAATGAAATTATTTATTCAAACAGATTCTGATGACATCACTGGAGCAGTATTGAAAGAAGAAACACCAAGAAAGTTTAGTAAAAAAGAAATTACTGATGTTGTCAATAAATACGATGGATATATGTATGAACAATATCCACCAATCTATTCTGCTGTTAAAGTAGAGGGTAAGAAGTTATACGAATATGCAAGAAATAATCAATCTGTTGAAATAAAACCTAGAACTGTGACGATAAATAGTTGTAAGCTTTTAGATTATAATTCAAAACTAGGAACAATTAAGCTTAGTGTTAGTTGTAGTAAGGGAACTTACATAAGAAGTTTAGTAAAAGATATTGCAAAAGACTTATCAACGATTAGTACAGTCAAGGAGTTAGAAAGAGTGGCTTCTGGTGAGTTCTTCTTAACTGAAGCAAAAACTATTGAGGAAGTGACTGAGAACGATATCATCTCTATCTATGATGGATTAATTCAAAATAAACAAGCTCTGATAGAATACCATAAAATTGAAGATATAAAACAAGGTAAAGCTATTACATTAGTTAATATAAACCTTCCAATTGTTTTTATAATTGATGACAAAAAAAATGTCATAGCAATATATCGATGAGTGGCACACGAACTTTATGCATGTCAAAGAGGATTATGAGAAGTTGATGATAAGGCAATTTTAACAGACGCTGAAAGGTCAAATTTTAATGGTATTAATTAA
- the miaA gene encoding tRNA (adenosine(37)-N6)-dimethylallyltransferase MiaA, with translation MSKIVVIVGPTASGKTDLSVILAQKFNGECINADSTQIFQGTDIATNKISESEMQGIPHHLFSIKKVNESYSVADYQRDGRKIINEVLERGKLPIIVGGTGLFINALIMNYNFNSKEHIPDFENKYSNLDNQELWNVLKKVDKEAALSIHPNNRYRVLRALEIFEINGQVKSTIIKNNKHMFYDEVIIIGIEPDRKLLHKKIEDRVLKLVEKGLFEEIKKAWSDNNYNETSQALKCIGGPEILSYLKNEINYERCIELMQRNNRRYARRQLTWFKNQFEDVKWFNHDYQNFQVMTENVSNYIHLKLNNL, from the coding sequence TTGTCAAAAATAGTCGTTATTGTTGGTCCAACCGCATCAGGTAAAACTGATTTGTCAGTCATACTAGCACAAAAATTTAATGGAGAATGTATCAATGCAGATTCTACCCAAATTTTTCAAGGTACAGATATTGCAACTAATAAAATATCAGAAAGTGAAATGCAAGGCATTCCACATCATTTATTTTCAATAAAAAAAGTTAATGAAAGTTATAGCGTTGCTGATTACCAAAGAGATGGTCGAAAGATAATAAATGAGGTATTAGAACGAGGAAAACTACCGATTATTGTTGGAGGCACTGGACTTTTCATTAATGCACTTATAATGAACTATAATTTTAATAGTAAAGAACATATTCCTGATTTTGAAAATAAATATAGTAATTTGGATAATCAAGAATTATGAAATGTATTAAAAAAAGTTGATAAAGAAGCAGCTCTTTCGATACATCCAAACAATAGATACAGAGTTTTAAGAGCGCTTGAAATTTTCGAAATAAATGGACAAGTAAAATCAACGATAATAAAAAATAATAAACATATGTTTTATGACGAAGTAATTATTATTGGTATAGAACCAGATAGGAAACTTCTACATAAAAAAATTGAAGATAGGGTTTTAAAACTAGTCGAAAAAGGTTTATTCGAAGAAATAAAAAAAGCATGATCAGATAATAATTACAATGAGACTTCGCAAGCTTTGAAGTGTATTGGTGGACCAGAAATTCTATCTTATCTAAAAAATGAAATTAATTATGAAAGATGTATTGAATTGATGCAAAGAAATAATAGAAGATATGCAAGAAGACAATTAACATGGTTTAAAAATCAATTTGAGGACGTAAAATGATTTAATCATGATTATCAAAACTTTCAAGTAATGACTGAAAATGTATCAAATTATATACATTTGAAGTTAAATAATTTATAA
- the infB gene encoding translation initiation factor IF-2 — MAKNEKNQKNKQIAKNKSKAHTANLKNKLKETKQTGLIDGVFVYTEPLSIADFASKINKGAAEIVKWFFTNGSMVTQNQMLTEEQMGELCLEFGYDFKKETAVTKENIFETFDVKDDPKDLKNKPPVVTIMGHVDHGKTTLLDSIRNANVTQGEFGGITQHIGAYQVTLKNNKITFIDTPGHEAFTEMRARGSEVTDIVILVVAADDGIMPQTEEAIDHAKAAEVPIIVFINKIDKPDSDPNKVKVELMKYGIVAEEFGGEVPFIEGSAKNKIGLDSLLETILLIAELKDLKANPNKYAKGTVIEAHLDKSRGPVATILVQQGTLNLRDIMIAGGTFGAIKDIENENKSKIKLALPGQPALIIGLNDVPRAGDKFMVVSDEKMARTIAQAQAEKQASEARQKNQSFTLDSIKNQIESGELKSINIILKADTQGTVEAVRNSMLKISIEGVKVNVIRATVGAISVSDVTLALASNALIYGFNVRPNAQVRQKAEEDGVDIRLHNIIYKLIEEIAEAATGMLDPVFEEKSLGEAEVRQLFRHSQVGTIAGCRIVSGSVPRASKVHVLRNGIVIYSGELSSLKIKKDDIKEAREGQECGITIKNFNDLKENDIIEAYKVEEVK; from the coding sequence ATGGCAAAAAATGAAAAAAATCAAAAAAATAAACAAATAGCCAAAAATAAGTCTAAAGCTCATACCGCTAACTTAAAGAACAAGTTAAAAGAAACCAAACAAACCGGTTTAATTGATGGTGTTTTTGTATATACAGAACCACTTTCAATTGCAGACTTTGCAAGTAAAATAAATAAAGGTGCAGCCGAAATTGTTAAGTGATTTTTCACTAATGGGAGTATGGTCACACAAAATCAAATGTTAACAGAAGAGCAAATGGGAGAGTTGTGTCTAGAGTTTGGATACGATTTCAAGAAAGAAACAGCAGTCACAAAAGAAAATATTTTTGAGACATTTGATGTAAAAGATGACCCAAAAGATTTAAAAAACAAACCACCAGTTGTGACAATAATGGGTCATGTCGATCACGGTAAAACTACATTATTAGACTCAATAAGAAATGCCAATGTAACACAAGGTGAGTTCGGTGGAATCACACAACATATTGGTGCTTACCAAGTTACATTAAAAAATAACAAAATTACATTTATCGACACTCCAGGTCATGAAGCTTTTACAGAAATGAGAGCAAGAGGAAGTGAAGTTACTGACATTGTAATATTAGTTGTAGCTGCAGATGATGGTATTATGCCCCAAACTGAAGAAGCAATTGACCATGCCAAAGCAGCAGAAGTTCCAATTATAGTGTTTATAAACAAAATAGATAAACCAGATTCTGACCCTAATAAGGTTAAGGTTGAATTGATGAAATATGGTATTGTGGCTGAAGAATTCGGTGGAGAAGTACCGTTCATAGAAGGTTCTGCGAAAAACAAAATAGGTTTAGATTCTCTACTTGAAACAATATTATTAATTGCCGAACTTAAAGATTTAAAAGCTAATCCTAATAAGTATGCAAAAGGAACAGTTATCGAAGCTCATTTAGACAAATCAAGAGGACCTGTTGCAACAATTTTAGTTCAACAAGGAACTTTGAATTTGAGAGATATAATGATAGCAGGGGGAACTTTTGGTGCAATTAAAGATATAGAAAATGAAAATAAGAGCAAAATAAAGCTAGCATTACCTGGTCAACCAGCTTTGATAATTGGATTAAACGATGTACCAAGAGCTGGAGACAAGTTCATGGTAGTTTCTGATGAAAAAATGGCAAGAACTATTGCCCAAGCTCAAGCAGAAAAACAAGCTTCAGAAGCTAGACAAAAAAATCAAAGTTTTACATTAGATTCTATTAAAAATCAAATTGAGTCTGGTGAGCTAAAATCTATTAATATCATTTTAAAAGCAGACACTCAAGGTACTGTTGAAGCCGTAAGGAATTCAATGCTTAAAATCAGTATTGAAGGAGTAAAAGTCAATGTAATTCGTGCAACTGTTGGTGCTATATCTGTAAGTGATGTTACCTTAGCACTAGCATCTAATGCGCTTATTTATGGTTTTAATGTTAGGCCTAATGCTCAAGTTAGACAAAAAGCCGAAGAAGATGGTGTAGATATCAGATTGCATAATATTATTTACAAATTAATCGAAGAAATTGCAGAAGCAGCCACTGGTATGTTAGACCCAGTTTTTGAAGAAAAATCACTAGGTGAGGCTGAAGTTCGACAACTATTTAGACACTCACAAGTAGGGACTATTGCTGGTTGTAGAATTGTTTCTGGTTCTGTTCCAAGAGCGTCGAAAGTACACGTATTAAGAAATGGTATAGTTATTTATTCAGGTGAATTATCTTCACTTAAAATAAAAAAAGACGATATCAAAGAGGCTCGTGAGGGACAAGAATGTGGAATAACTATCAAAAACTTTAATGATTTGAAAGAAAATGATATCATTGAAGCATACAAGGTAGAAGAGGTGAAATAG
- a CDS encoding nucleotidyl transferase family protein — protein sequence MVLINSNLEENENFSFQKGTVVCIGFFDGLHKYHQKILRRAQKIAQKYDLDWGVITFSKKIRDYLRNKNIIIQSNHIKYDLISSSYKPNFILEIQVNDKTIATSKQEFINFLKDKVLVEKIIVGSDFTFGHKSSGNVSDLINVFKSENVIIYRRCEKYSTSNIKYYLKNGLIRKVRRQIKRDLEIEIINNSNKKNMFSIVDSNLELREGTYKIEIDNKKLKVQYINNFFKIDNLMHSKKYCIKILKFYKK from the coding sequence ATGGTATTAATTAACTCCAACCTTGAAGAAAACGAGAATTTTAGTTTTCAAAAGGGGACAGTAGTTTGTATTGGTTTTTTCGATGGATTACATAAATACCATCAAAAAATATTAAGGAGAGCTCAAAAAATAGCCCAAAAATATGATCTTGATTGAGGTGTAATTACATTTTCAAAAAAAATAAGAGATTATTTAAGGAATAAAAATATTATCATTCAATCAAATCACATAAAATATGATTTAATTTCATCTTCCTACAAACCAAATTTTATTCTTGAGATTCAAGTAAACGATAAAACAATCGCCACCTCAAAACAAGAATTTATTAATTTTTTAAAAGATAAGGTTCTTGTAGAAAAGATAATTGTAGGAAGTGATTTTACTTTTGGACACAAGAGTTCAGGAAATGTTTCAGATTTAATAAATGTTTTTAAATCTGAAAATGTAATTATATACAGACGATGTGAAAAGTACTCAACATCGAACATCAAATATTATTTAAAAAATGGTTTGATAAGGAAAGTTCGGAGACAAATCAAACGGGATTTAGAAATTGAAATTATTAATAATTCGAACAAAAAAAATATGTTTTCAATAGTTGATAGTAATTTAGAATTGAGAGAAGGAACTTATAAAATTGAAATTGATAACAAAAAGTTAAAAGTTCAATATATAAATAATTTTTTTAAAATCGATAATCTAATGCACTCTAAAAAATATTGCATAAAAATATTAAAATTTTATAAAAAATAA
- the nusA gene encoding transcription termination factor NusA, whose translation MIDGAKLLEAIYTIAKEKKIEKDLVFEGIREGFQKAYEKYFDPEAIVRVDIDEVTGQIKVFKELTIVQQIEDEWLEIGINAAKEKYGDDVTIGQNIYEPVLFNKDFSKLAVAQVGQIIKQKIREGEKNKIYEEFLPKNHEIVGGFVKDVTETNYLIDVDGSIIPIWNKKMIPGEDFDEGDRICFYIEEVSKDNKHSQIQASRIHPEFLSKLIETYVPEIAEGIIEVKSVAREPGKRSKLAVYSYEEGVDPIGACVGAAGSRIKDVSKELNGEKIDIILWNEDRKTFVMNSLAPVKVISIEIDEEENECFIVVPNEQLSLAIGKKGMAARLVANLVNMKINIFSLDNAKEKGMEIHWNGNITEDELSNPDFLNKVNKKRERTPYKPKYNDNKFQDDLEDELLFESNASIDEIQSNIAAFEDLEDSNVDDLTIDPDEYDNYYEG comes from the coding sequence ATGATTGATGGTGCGAAATTATTAGAAGCAATTTATACAATTGCAAAAGAAAAAAAAATCGAAAAAGATTTAGTATTTGAAGGAATTAGAGAAGGTTTTCAAAAAGCTTATGAAAAATACTTCGATCCAGAAGCTATCGTGCGAGTTGATATTGACGAAGTAACTGGACAAATTAAAGTTTTTAAAGAATTGACTATTGTTCAACAAATTGAAGATGAGTGATTAGAAATAGGAATAAACGCTGCTAAAGAAAAGTATGGTGATGATGTAACTATTGGTCAAAATATTTATGAACCAGTTTTATTCAATAAAGATTTTTCTAAACTTGCAGTTGCTCAAGTAGGTCAGATAATAAAACAAAAAATACGTGAAGGTGAAAAAAATAAAATATATGAAGAATTTTTACCTAAAAATCATGAGATTGTTGGGGGGTTTGTAAAAGATGTTACAGAAACCAACTACTTGATAGACGTTGATGGTTCAATTATTCCTATTTGAAATAAAAAAATGATTCCTGGGGAAGATTTCGATGAAGGTGATAGAATTTGCTTCTATATTGAGGAAGTATCTAAGGATAATAAACATTCTCAAATACAAGCTTCAAGAATCCACCCTGAATTCTTATCTAAATTAATTGAAACATATGTACCTGAAATTGCTGAAGGTATTATTGAGGTTAAATCAGTAGCTAGAGAACCTGGAAAACGTTCTAAATTAGCTGTTTATTCATATGAAGAAGGTGTTGACCCAATAGGTGCTTGTGTTGGTGCTGCTGGAAGTAGAATTAAAGACGTTTCAAAAGAGCTAAATGGAGAAAAGATTGACATTATTCTTTGAAATGAGGATCGCAAGACCTTCGTTATGAATTCTTTGGCACCAGTTAAAGTGATTAGTATCGAGATTGATGAAGAAGAAAATGAATGTTTTATCGTGGTACCTAATGAACAATTATCATTAGCTATTGGTAAAAAAGGTATGGCAGCTAGATTGGTTGCAAACCTTGTAAACATGAAAATTAATATTTTTTCATTAGATAACGCAAAAGAAAAAGGTATGGAAATTCACTGAAATGGAAATATTACAGAAGATGAATTATCAAACCCTGATTTTTTAAATAAAGTAAATAAAAAAAGGGAAAGAACACCATACAAACCTAAATACAATGATAATAAGTTCCAAGATGATCTTGAAGATGAACTACTTTTCGAAAGCAACGCTTCGATAGATGAAATTCAATCTAATATTGCTGCTTTTGAAGATTTGGAAGATAGCAATGTCGATGATTTAACAATCGATCCTGATGAATATGATAATTACTACGAAGGGTAA
- a CDS encoding L7Ae/L30e/S12e/Gadd45 family ribosomal protein, producing the protein MKSLLNCLGMASSANKLVYGEQLFKKIQQRKIKLVLTTSDMGKSQLKKINDKCSFYETEIINGLFNSDELNKSVGRKNVKAVGLEDINFIKLIKKNI; encoded by the coding sequence ATGAAAAGCTTACTTAATTGCTTAGGTATGGCATCTTCTGCAAATAAATTGGTTTATGGTGAACAATTATTCAAAAAAATACAACAAAGAAAAATTAAATTAGTATTAACAACTTCGGATATGGGTAAAAGTCAATTAAAAAAAATAAATGACAAGTGCAGTTTCTATGAAACTGAAATCATAAATGGATTATTCAACTCAGATGAACTAAATAAGTCAGTTGGAAGAAAAAATGTGAAAGCTGTTGGTTTAGAAGACATCAATTTTATTAAACTTATCAAAAAAAATATATAA
- a CDS encoding DxFTY motif-containing membrane protein produces MKENKKQINFIREFNNDRTNFLLSVLFVSIESLIPGITIWILVGFDFGVTMNQNLPQPVIGFVALICFVYFLYTFLSTTIFYFCKFHKADNFTFSITITVAIITVILIGYKLPNKNVWILVKFIIVVVAIILSMSISVFTTLVFKNYELRRKENLEIMYKAWKNGDKIPTNKEIKLRRYETYIFKKNKRQEDLQKFKQELDYKINKQLEERENKKNQRIKNINDKLDEKENKKRNKKNSNFK; encoded by the coding sequence ATGAAAGAAAATAAAAAGCAAATAAATTTTATAAGAGAGTTTAATAATGATAGAACTAATTTTTTATTAAGTGTCTTATTCGTATCTATCGAATCACTGATCCCTGGAATCACAATTTGAATTCTTGTAGGGTTTGATTTTGGTGTAACAATGAACCAAAATTTACCACAACCAGTAATCGGTTTTGTTGCACTTATTTGTTTTGTTTATTTTCTTTATACTTTTTTATCTACAACAATCTTTTATTTTTGTAAATTTCATAAAGCTGATAACTTTACATTCTCGATCACAATTACTGTAGCAATAATAACTGTTATTTTGATTGGATATAAGTTACCTAATAAAAATGTTTGAATTCTAGTCAAATTCATAATAGTGGTAGTGGCAATTATATTAAGCATGAGTATTTCTGTTTTTACTACATTAGTTTTTAAAAATTATGAACTTCGCCGAAAAGAAAATTTAGAGATCATGTACAAAGCATGAAAAAATGGTGACAAAATACCAACTAATAAAGAGATAAAATTAAGAAGGTACGAAACTTACATCTTCAAAAAAAATAAGAGACAAGAAGATTTGCAAAAGTTTAAACAGGAACTAGATTATAAAATCAACAAACAACTAGAAGAACGTGAGAACAAAAAAAATCAAAGAATAAAAAATATAAATGATAAACTTGATGAAAAAGAAAATAAAAAAAGAAATAAAAAAAATAGTAACTTTAAATAG